The sequence GTCTCGCCGAGCGGCCGTTCGCGATCGTGCACGAGGGCACCACGAGCGCGACGGCGGCTTCGGCGGCCCGCGCAACCGTGCAGCCCTGGGCCGATGCGGGCGTCACCTGGTGGCTGGAGTCCGACTGGTCGGTGCCCGCCGACCGCGTCGAGGCGTACGCCCGCGAGCGTATCGCGGCGGGCCCGCCCGCCATCGGCTGAAGCGACTCAGGCGAGCCGCTCGTCCTCCGGGCGTACGAGCCCGTCGCCATTGCGCCGGTCACGGCTCGACTGGATGAGCGTGACCACGCCCCAGCCGAAGGCGATGCCGCCGACGAACGTGAACGCGTGCAGCCATGATGGGCCGCCCATGACGTCGGCGACCAGCGCGACGACGCCGACCAGGATGCCGCCGAACAGATACCCGAGTGCAGCAGCCTCCCGGGTGGTGAAGTTCTTCATGCGGATGAATGTATAGCGACCGGGCCCGAGGGCCGGTGGCGATGCAGTGGTTCCTACCAGCCGTCGCCGTGGCCGCTCCGCGTTCGCGTCCTCAACGCCCATAAGGTGGAGATATGCCCCCGGTTCGTTCGCAGGTCGCGCTCGTCCGGGACCGGCTGTTCGGACCGCTCGACGGGCCCGCGAGAATCGTCGCCGTCGTGGGCGCGCGGGGCGCAGGGGTGAGCACGGTGCTGCAACAGTGGCGCGAACGCCACGAGACCGCCGTGCACGTAGCTCCCGCGAGTCTGCCCGAGCTGCCGCCCCACGAGGCCTCGGGCGCCGTGCTCGTCATCGATCACGGCGACCATCTCGCGAGCGCTGAGTGGCACCAGCTGCGCCGTCTGCTCGACGCCTCCCCGCAGTTGCGCATCCGGCTCGGCGTCCGCAGTCTGCACGGGCTGCCACCCGAGCTCGAGGTGGAGGTCGTCGACGACCTGGCGTTCACGCCGGAGGAACTCGGTGACTACCTCAGGGAGAACGCATCGCGGGCGGACCCCGGTGCGGTGTTCCTCGCCACCGCCGGACATGCCCGCGCCGTGCGGGCGATCGTGACCAGCGGCGTCACGCGTCGCGACCGCTTCGCCACGGTGCTCACCGCGGCAGCGGGCGGGATCGGGCTGCCTGCGGCCGCGTCGCGGCTCGCGGTGCCGAGCGCCCTCACCCCGAGCATCGTCGCCGCACTCGGCGGTCCGGACGACTTCATCGAACGGGCCGAGCGCGATGGACTCGGCTCGTGGACTCCCGGTGGCGGGCCGCCGGTGTTCACGCTCACCCCGCTCGTCCGGGCGGCCACCGCGGCGACGCACCCGGTTCCTGCGGACGATCGGCGCGGCATCCGGCAGTCGGCCGCCGCCCAGCTCCTTGACGAGGAGGCCTGGCTCGCGGCGATCGTCGAGGGCGCGCAATCCGGGCGCCTCGACCTCGTCGACGTAGCGCTGAAACGCGGCGGCATGTCCGTGCTCTGGGACCACGGGCCCGCGATCGTCCGGGTGCTTCGTGGAGTGCCGGTCGCCCAGCTGCGTCGCTGGCCGGTCATCGCGATGGCGCAAGCGCTCGTGCTGAACGCTCGCCGCCAGCACGCCATCCGTGCCGCGGAGCTGATGGGCATCGCGCTCCTCGGCATCCAGACCAGCGCTCGATCGTCGCCCGACCGGGCGCTGCTGCGCGTCATCGAGAGCGTCGCCCGCCGGCTCACCGGCTTCGGCGACGGCGGGGTCAAAGCGGCGCGCGCCGCCGCCCGGACGCTCGACGAGATGCCGCCGGCCGCGCTCGAGGACCTCGCAGGACTGCTCGGCGATCTCCGGGTGCACGCGGGGATCAGCCTGCTGTACGGCGGACACCTCGACGAGGCGCGGCTGCAGCTCGAGCGCGCGGCCGCCGCGCCGAGTCGCGTCGGCATCGAGCTCATGGCGATCGGCGGCGTCGCCATGGTCGAGGCACTCAAGGGTGACATCCACGCGGCGCGTCGGTGGACCGCGCTCGCGGAGGCACGGACGTGGCCGACCGACATCGTCGACGAGTATCCGGGGAGCATGCTGCGCATCGCGCAGGCCTTGGTCGCACTCGAAGCCGGACGGTTCGCGGACGCACGCGATCGGATCGCGACGATCTGGCCGATCATCGACACGATCGAGCACTGGCCGATCCTCGGCTACGTCCGCGCACTCATCGATGTCCGCAGGGGCGCACCCGAGGACGGTCTCGAGGCGCTTCGGCTGCTCCGTCAACGGCGTGGCGGCCGGCTCGGCTCCGCGTCCGCCTCGGCACGCCTGCTCGATCTCGCAGAATCGACGCTGGCGCTCGCCGCGGGTGATCTGGCGACGGCCCGGCGGCTGAAGCCCGGTGCCGCCGATCACCCGTGGATCTGGCTGGGGGCGGCGAGGGTCGCCGTGTTCGAAGGCGACGACGATCGCGCCTTCTCGCTCCTCGGACGGGTCCGGGCGGTCACGCCCCGCGATCGCCTGGGCCTGCTGAGCCTCGAGGCGGTCCTGCTCCGGCGGCTCGGCCGATCCGACGAGGCCGGCGACGTCGCCCGGCGTGCGGATGCGCTCGTGCGGGGCGCCGGGGTGCTCACGCCGCTCGCCCTCGTGCCGGCGAGCGATCAGGACCTGTTCACGCTCGATCTGCCCGATGCGCCGCGGGGCCTCGATGACGTGTCGGCCGCTCCGCGGCTCACCGACCGCGAGCTCGTCGTCCTCCAGCAGCTGGTCCACACCTCGCGACTGCACGACATCGCGACGTCGCTGCACGTGTCGGAGAACACATTGAAGACGCAACGCCGGTCGTTGTACCGCAAGCTCGGAGCGACATCCCGTGAGGAGGCGCTCGCTCGAGCGCTGGCTCACGGCCTGATCGACGACACCGTCGCGCCGACGCGCGCGATGAATGGCACCGACAGCAGCACGAGCGACACCGCCACCGCGAACAGGAGCGGGTAGACGCCGCCGCTGAGCGTGAGGAGCACGCCGGCGATCGCGGGCGCGAGCATCTGCGGGACGATGGTGGCGAGCCCGAGCACGCCGAGGTCTCGCCCGTGATCGGCGTTCGAGGGCAGCACATCGATCATGAGCGCCAGGTCGGCGCTCAGGTACACCCCGCGGCCGACCCCGCCGATCACCGCGAACAGCAGCAGCCCGGTGAGGTCCGGGAAGGCGATCGGGAGGAGCAGTGCGACCGCGAGCACCGCGGTCGCGCCGATGATCCATGGCCGGCGTGCGTCGCCGACGAGCTTGGAGCCGGCGACCGCGCCGACCACGATGCAGGCGATGTGCGTGCCGATCAGCAGGCTCACGGTGCTGCCGGCATCGGCGACCGAGGCATCCGTGAACGCCATCACGATGTAGAGCAGGTAGCCCATCACCAGCTGATGGCCGAGGATCATGAGGAACCGGGCGGCGAACACGAGCCTCAGGTCGCGGGACTTCCAGGCCTCGCGTGCCGGGGTCGACGGGGGAGCGGCCTCAGGGGGTGAGCGATCCGGAGCCGCGAGCGTGAACCCGACCATGACCACGACGAGCACGACGGCGAGCACGACGTACACCGTGCCCGACGAGCTCGCGCCCTGTCCTGCGACGCCGGCCCCGATTGCGATGCCGATCGCCGCGCCACCGCCGTACACCGCGGCCGCCCGGGGTCGTGACGGCTGATCCACCCGGTCGGCGACGATCGCGTCCAGCGGGGCTTCGACCGTGTTCAGGAACGGTTGCAGGATGAGCCATCCGAGCGCGATGGCCCACACCGCCTCGGCCTGACCGAGCAGGAGCATCGCGACCGCGCTCGCGAGTGCGCCGCCGACGATCCAGGGCGAGCGCCGTCCCCATCTGGACCGTGTGCGGTCGGACAGCGCTCCCGCGAGCGGATGCACCGCGAAGGTGACGAGCGACGACGCGGTCATGATCAGCGCGAGGGTGAGCTCCTTCCCCTCGGGGTCCGCGACGGCGACCTGGGCCGGTACGAGGACAC is a genomic window of Agromyces protaetiae containing:
- a CDS encoding helix-turn-helix transcriptional regulator → MPPVRSQVALVRDRLFGPLDGPARIVAVVGARGAGVSTVLQQWRERHETAVHVAPASLPELPPHEASGAVLVIDHGDHLASAEWHQLRRLLDASPQLRIRLGVRSLHGLPPELEVEVVDDLAFTPEELGDYLRENASRADPGAVFLATAGHARAVRAIVTSGVTRRDRFATVLTAAAGGIGLPAAASRLAVPSALTPSIVAALGGPDDFIERAERDGLGSWTPGGGPPVFTLTPLVRAATAATHPVPADDRRGIRQSAAAQLLDEEAWLAAIVEGAQSGRLDLVDVALKRGGMSVLWDHGPAIVRVLRGVPVAQLRRWPVIAMAQALVLNARRQHAIRAAELMGIALLGIQTSARSSPDRALLRVIESVARRLTGFGDGGVKAARAAARTLDEMPPAALEDLAGLLGDLRVHAGISLLYGGHLDEARLQLERAAAAPSRVGIELMAIGGVAMVEALKGDIHAARRWTALAEARTWPTDIVDEYPGSMLRIAQALVALEAGRFADARDRIATIWPIIDTIEHWPILGYVRALIDVRRGAPEDGLEALRLLRQRRGGRLGSASASARLLDLAESTLALAAGDLATARRLKPGAADHPWIWLGAARVAVFEGDDDRAFSLLGRVRAVTPRDRLGLLSLEAVLLRRLGRSDEAGDVARRADALVRGAGVLTPLALVPASDQDLFTLDLPDAPRGLDDVSAAPRLTDRELVVLQQLVHTSRLHDIATSLHVSENTLKTQRRSLYRKLGATSREEALARALAHGLIDDTVAPTRAMNGTDSSTSDTATANRSG
- a CDS encoding MFS transporter is translated as MPPSRLLWPLLVASLALNVMYGAIAGVLVPAQVAVADPEGKELTLALIMTASSLVTFAVHPLAGALSDRTRSRWGRRSPWIVGGALASAVAMLLLGQAEAVWAIALGWLILQPFLNTVEAPLDAIVADRVDQPSRPRAAAVYGGGAAIGIAIGAGVAGQGASSSGTVYVVLAVVLVVVMVGFTLAAPDRSPPEAAPPSTPAREAWKSRDLRLVFAARFLMILGHQLVMGYLLYIVMAFTDASVADAGSTVSLLIGTHIACIVVGAVAGSKLVGDARRPWIIGATAVLAVALLLPIAFPDLTGLLLFAVIGGVGRGVYLSADLALMIDVLPSNADHGRDLGVLGLATIVPQMLAPAIAGVLLTLSGGVYPLLFAVAVSLVLLSVPFIARVGATVSSIRP